One genomic region from Candidatus Nanosynbacter sp. TM7-074 encodes:
- a CDS encoding YfcC family protein, whose amino-acid sequence MVEKIKKAKQKLRSPSAFTILFVVIAIMAALTWVIPSGLYKTDDDGNRIAGSYHVVNKDRTVKEKKDGKETEVDKHDRQGLWDVFTAPIKGMTNKLDVIVFVMVLGGFLGVTMKTGALDASLGALLRKLKGKEKWLIPILMTLFAIGGTTYGMQEETVAFYALVIPMMIAAGYNAMTGVMVIVLGAGTGVLGSTINPFSTGAAAATADVKLGSVIPIMSIILLLCLIAAIIFTMRYAAKVKAGKYKEDVRYKPATAALDMENIPKLTTPRKVVMGVFAITFILMVLSLIPWGSWEITFFDDVFKRASDLPVIGAALGVVHSAAFGEWLFGEITTLFLMSTIVITAIYYKEFKKEGIFPVDTFIDGVKDILPVALIIAVATGVSVVMTNGEIQDTIISWGEALLKDAGGGVVGVLAYLFYLPMSFIVPSSSGLAAATMPVIAPIADLVGSSKEVMVAAFATASGLINMMAPTIASLMGGLALAGVSYRDWLKRSAPIMAVFAVISLVVIAIFGAL is encoded by the coding sequence ATGGTAGAAAAAATTAAAAAAGCAAAGCAGAAGCTTCGATCGCCGTCGGCTTTTACGATTTTATTTGTCGTGATCGCAATCATGGCAGCACTAACATGGGTTATCCCATCAGGTCTTTATAAGACAGATGATGATGGCAATCGTATCGCGGGGTCGTATCATGTAGTAAATAAAGATCGTACTGTCAAGGAAAAGAAGGATGGTAAAGAGACTGAAGTCGACAAGCATGATCGACAAGGTTTATGGGATGTCTTCACTGCGCCGATTAAAGGCATGACGAATAAGCTTGATGTGATTGTTTTCGTCATGGTGCTTGGTGGATTCTTGGGCGTTACCATGAAGACCGGTGCTCTTGATGCTTCTCTTGGTGCGCTACTTCGCAAGCTTAAGGGTAAAGAAAAATGGCTCATTCCAATTTTGATGACGCTATTTGCTATCGGTGGTACAACTTACGGCATGCAGGAAGAAACAGTGGCGTTTTACGCACTAGTTATACCAATGATGATTGCTGCTGGCTACAATGCAATGACTGGTGTGATGGTGATTGTGCTTGGTGCCGGTACGGGTGTGCTCGGTTCAACCATTAACCCATTCTCTACTGGTGCTGCAGCTGCAACAGCAGACGTAAAGCTAGGTAGTGTAATTCCAATTATGTCTATCATTTTATTACTGTGTCTGATTGCGGCAATTATCTTCACTATGCGCTACGCGGCAAAAGTGAAGGCTGGCAAATATAAGGAGGATGTTCGTTATAAGCCAGCTACGGCTGCTCTAGATATGGAAAACATACCAAAACTAACTACCCCACGAAAAGTTGTCATGGGCGTATTCGCTATCACATTTATCCTGATGGTTCTTTCGCTGATTCCTTGGGGGAGCTGGGAAATTACTTTCTTTGACGACGTGTTTAAGAGAGCTTCAGATTTACCAGTTATCGGTGCAGCGCTCGGTGTGGTTCATAGTGCCGCCTTTGGTGAATGGCTGTTTGGCGAAATCACTACACTGTTCTTGATGTCAACTATTGTAATAACCGCAATTTACTATAAAGAGTTTAAGAAGGAGGGTATTTTCCCAGTTGACACCTTCATTGATGGTGTGAAAGATATCTTGCCAGTTGCTTTGATCATCGCAGTAGCAACCGGTGTTTCTGTTGTGATGACTAACGGTGAAATCCAAGATACTATCATCAGCTGGGGTGAAGCGCTCCTGAAAGATGCTGGCGGTGGTGTTGTTGGTGTGCTGGCGTATCTGTTCTACTTGCCAATGTCATTCATCGTACCATCATCATCAGGTTTGGCAGCAGCAACCATGCCGGTTATTGCGCCAATTGCCGACCTGGTTGGCTCAAGCAAAGAAGTCATGGTGGCAGCCTTTGCTACGGCATCAGGCCTCATCAATATGATGGCGCCAACTATTGCTTCATTGATGGGTGGTTTGGCACTGGCTGGCGTT